One window of the Macaca thibetana thibetana isolate TM-01 chromosome 1, ASM2454274v1, whole genome shotgun sequence genome contains the following:
- the SEMA6C gene encoding semaphorin-6C isoform X1 yields MPRAPHFMPLLLLLLLLLSLSHTQAAFPQDPLPLLISDLQGSSPLSWFRGLEDDAVAAELGLDFQRFLTLNRTLLVAARDHVFSFDLQAQEEGEGLVPNKYLTWRSQDVENCAVRGKLTDECYNYIRVLVPWDSQTLLACGTNSFSPVCRSYGITSLQQEGEELSGQARCPFDATQSNVAVFAEGSLYSATAADFQASDAVVYRSLGPQPPLRSAKYDSKWLREPHFVHALEHGDHVYFFFREVSVEDARLGRVQFSRVARVCKRDMGGSPRALDRHWTSFLKLRLNCSVPGDSTFYFDVLQALTGPVNLHDRSALFGVFTTQTNSIPGSAVCAFYLDEIERGFEGKFKEQRSLDGAWTPVSEDKVPSPRPGSCAGIGGAALFSSSRDLPDDVLTFIKAHPLLDPAVPPATHQPLLTLTSRALLTQVAVDGTAGPHSNITVMFLGSNDGTVLKVLPPGGRSGGPEPILLEEIDAYSPARCSGKRAAQTARRIIGLELDTEGHRLFVAFSGCIVYLPLSRCARHGACQRSCLASQDPYCGWHSSRGCVDIREPGGTDVDQAGNQESMEHGDCQDGATGSQSGPGDSAYVLPGPGPSPGTPSPPSDAHPRPQSSTLGAHTRGVRRDLPPASASRSVPIPLLLASVAAAFALGASVSGLLVSCACRRAHRRRGKDIETPGLPRPLSLRSLARLHGGGPEPPPPSKDGDAVQTPQLYTTFLPPPEGVPPPELTCLPTPESTPELPVKHLRAAGDPWEWNQNRNNAKEGPGRSRGGHAAGGPAPRVLVRPPPPGCPGQAVEVTTLEELLRYLHGPQPPRKGAEPPAPLTSRVLPPEPAPALLGCPSPRSHECAPPLRLDVPPEGRCASAPARPALSAPAPRLGVGGGRRLPFSGHRAPPALLTRVPSGGPSRYSGGPGRHLLYPGRPEGYRGRALKRVDVEKPQLSPKPALVRPSSRQAVPNGGHFNF; encoded by the exons GTTCTTCCCCATTATCCTGGTTTCGGGGCCTGGAGGATGATGCTGTGGCTGCAGAACTTGGGCTGGACTTTCAGAGATTCCTGACCTTGAACCGGACCTTGCTAGTGGCTGCCCG GGATCACGTTTTCTCCTTCGATCTTCAAGCCCAAGAAGAAGGGGAGGGGCTGGTGCCCAACAAG TATCTAACATGGAGAAGCCAAGATGTGGAGAACTGTGCTGTACGGGGAAAGCTGACG GACGAGTGCTACAACTATATTCGTGTTCTTGTTCCCTGGGACTCCCAGACGCTCCTTGCCTGTGGAACGAACTCATTCAGTCCTGTGTGCCGCAGCTATGGG ATAACTTCGCTGCAGCAGGAGGGTGAGGAACTGAGTGGACAGGCTCGATGCCCCTTTGATGCCACCCAGTCCAACGTGGCCGTCTTTGCAG aGGGCAGCCTGTACTCAGCCACAGCTGCGGATTTCCAGGCCAGTGATGCTGTAGTTTACAGAAGCCTTGGGCCCCAGCCCCCACTCCGCTCCGCCAAGTACGACTCCAAGTGGCTCCGAG AGCCACACTTTGTCCATGCCTTGGAGCATGGAGACCATGTCTACTTCTTCTTCCGCGAGGTCTCTGTGGAGGATGCTCGGCTGGGGAGG GTGCAGTTCTCCCGTGTTGCCCGAGTATGTAAACGTGACATGGGCGGCTCGCCTCGGGCCTTGGACCGCCACTGGACATCCTTCCTGAAGCTGCGGCTCAACTGCTCTGTCCCTGGGGACTCTACTTTCTATTTTGATGTTTTACAGGCCTTGACTGGGCCTGTGAACCTGCATGACCGCTCTGCTCTCTTTGGGGTCTTCACCACCCAGACCAATAG CATCCCTGGCTCTGCCGTCTGCGCCTTCTACCTGGATGAGATTGAGCGTGGATTTGAGGGCAAGTTCAAGGAGCAGAGGAGTCTGgatggggcctggactcctgtgTCTGAGGACAAGGTCCCCTCACCCAG ACCAGGATCCTGTGCAGGAATAGGGGGAGCTGCCTTGTTCTCCTCTTCTCGAGACCTCCCTGATGATGTCCTGACCTTCATCAAGGCTCACCCGCTGCTGGACCCCGCTGTACCGCCTGCCACCCATCAGCCTCTACTCACTCTCACTAGCAG GGCCTTACTGACCCAAGTAGCTGTGGATGGCACGGCTGGTCCCCACAGTAACATCACAGTCATGTTCCTTGGCTCCAACGATGGGACAGTGCTGAAGGTGCTGCCCCCAGGTGGGCGATCCGGGGGACCTGAGCCCATCCTCCTGGAAGAGATTGATGCCTACAGCCCTGCCCG GTGCAGTGGGAAGCGGGCAGCCCAAACAGCACGACGGATCATAGGGCTGGAGCTGGACACTGAGGGTCACAGGCTCTTTGTGGCTTTTTCTGGCTGTATTGTCTACCTCCCTCTCAGCCGGTGTGCCCGGCATGGGGCCTGTCAGAG GAGCTGCTTGGCTTCTCAGGACCCATACTGTGGATGGCATAGCTCCAGGGGCTGTGTGGATATCAGGGAACCTGGTGG GACTGATGTGGATCAGGCTGGGAACCAGGAATCCATGGAGCATGGTGACTGCCAAG ATGGAGCTACTGGGAGTCAGTCTGGCCCTGGGGATTCTGCTTATG TGCTTCCGGGTCCTGGCCCTTCCCCTGGGACCCCCAGTCCCCCCAGTGATGCCCACCCCCGGCCCCAGTCTTCCACTCTTGGAGCTCACACTCGGG GCGTGCGGCGGGACCTGcccccagcctcggcctcccgctCGGTCCCCATCCCACTCCTCCTGGCCAGTGTGGCCGCAGCTTTTGCCCTGGGCGCCTCAGTCTCTGGCCTCCTGGTCTCCTGTGCTTGTCGCCGCGCCCACCGACGTCGGGGCAAGGACATCGAGACTCCGGGGCTCCCGCGCCCTCTCTCCCTCCGCAGTTTGGCCCGGCTCCACGGTGGGGGCCCAGAGCCCCCGCCGCCGTCCAAGGACGGGGACGCGGTGCAGACGCCGCAGCTCTACACCACCTTCCTGCCGCCTCCGGAGGGCGTGCCCCCGCCGGAGCTGACCTGCCTGCCCACCCCCGAGTCCACGCCGGAGCTGCCGGTCAAGCACCTCCGCGCCGCCGGGGACCCCTGGGAGTGGAACCAGAACAGGAACAACGCCAAGGAGGGCCCGGGCCGCTCACGGGGTGGGCACGCGGCGGGCGGGCCTGCGCCCCGAGTGCTGGTGAGGCCGCCGCCGCCCGGCTGTCCCGGGCAGGCCGTGGAAGTCACCACCCTGGAGGAACTGCTGCGCTACCTGCACGGCCCGCAGCCGCCCAGAAAGGGGGCCGAGCCCCCCGCCCCTTTAACCTCGCGGGTGCTCCCGCCGGAGCCCGCCCCCGCCCTCTTGGGCTGTCCCAGCCCCAGGTCCCACGAGTGTGCCCCGCCGCTGAGGCTGGACGTGCCCCCCGAGGGCAGGTGCGCCTCTGCCCCCGCCCGGCCCGCGCTCTCCGCCCCCGCTCCCCGGCTGGGCGTCGGCGGAGGCCGTAGGTTACCTTTCTCCGGCCACCGGGCTCCCCCTGCCCTGCTCACTCGAGTCCCCTCGGGAGGTCCCTCCAGGTACTCAGGGGGTCCCGGGAGGCACCTCCTGTACCCGGGCCGGCCGGAGGGCTACCGGGGCCGCGCCCTGAAGAGGGTGGACGTCGAGAAGCCCCAGTTGTCCCCGAAGCCTGCCCTCGTCAGGCCCTCCTCCCGCCAGGCCGTCCCGAACGGCGGCCATTTCAACTTTTAA
- the SEMA6C gene encoding semaphorin-6C isoform X2: MPRAPHFMPLLLLLLLLLSLSHTQAAFPQDPLPLLISDLQGSSPLSWFRGLEDDAVAAELGLDFQRFLTLNRTLLVAARDHVFSFDLQAQEEGEGLVPNKYLTWRSQDVENCAVRGKLTDECYNYIRVLVPWDSQTLLACGTNSFSPVCRSYGITSLQQEGEELSGQARCPFDATQSNVAVFAEGSLYSATAADFQASDAVVYRSLGPQPPLRSAKYDSKWLREPHFVHALEHGDHVYFFFREVSVEDARLGRVQFSRVARVCKRDMGGSPRALDRHWTSFLKLRLNCSVPGDSTFYFDVLQALTGPVNLHDRSALFGVFTTQTNSIPGSAVCAFYLDEIERGFEGKFKEQRSLDGAWTPVSEDKVPSPRPGSCAGIGGAALFSSSRDLPDDVLTFIKAHPLLDPAVPPATHQPLLTLTSRALLTQVAVDGTAGPHSNITVMFLGSNDGTVLKVLPPGGRSGGPEPILLEEIDAYSPARCSGKRAAQTARRIIGLELDTEGHRLFVAFSGCIVYLPLSRCARHGACQRSCLASQDPYCGWHSSRGCVDIREPGGTDVDQAGNQESMEHGDCQDGATGSQSGPGDSAYGVRRDLPPASASRSVPIPLLLASVAAAFALGASVSGLLVSCACRRAHRRRGKDIETPGLPRPLSLRSLARLHGGGPEPPPPSKDGDAVQTPQLYTTFLPPPEGVPPPELTCLPTPESTPELPVKHLRAAGDPWEWNQNRNNAKEGPGRSRGGHAAGGPAPRVLVRPPPPGCPGQAVEVTTLEELLRYLHGPQPPRKGAEPPAPLTSRVLPPEPAPALLGCPSPRSHECAPPLRLDVPPEGRCASAPARPALSAPAPRLGVGGGRRLPFSGHRAPPALLTRVPSGGPSRYSGGPGRHLLYPGRPEGYRGRALKRVDVEKPQLSPKPALVRPSSRQAVPNGGHFNF, from the exons GTTCTTCCCCATTATCCTGGTTTCGGGGCCTGGAGGATGATGCTGTGGCTGCAGAACTTGGGCTGGACTTTCAGAGATTCCTGACCTTGAACCGGACCTTGCTAGTGGCTGCCCG GGATCACGTTTTCTCCTTCGATCTTCAAGCCCAAGAAGAAGGGGAGGGGCTGGTGCCCAACAAG TATCTAACATGGAGAAGCCAAGATGTGGAGAACTGTGCTGTACGGGGAAAGCTGACG GACGAGTGCTACAACTATATTCGTGTTCTTGTTCCCTGGGACTCCCAGACGCTCCTTGCCTGTGGAACGAACTCATTCAGTCCTGTGTGCCGCAGCTATGGG ATAACTTCGCTGCAGCAGGAGGGTGAGGAACTGAGTGGACAGGCTCGATGCCCCTTTGATGCCACCCAGTCCAACGTGGCCGTCTTTGCAG aGGGCAGCCTGTACTCAGCCACAGCTGCGGATTTCCAGGCCAGTGATGCTGTAGTTTACAGAAGCCTTGGGCCCCAGCCCCCACTCCGCTCCGCCAAGTACGACTCCAAGTGGCTCCGAG AGCCACACTTTGTCCATGCCTTGGAGCATGGAGACCATGTCTACTTCTTCTTCCGCGAGGTCTCTGTGGAGGATGCTCGGCTGGGGAGG GTGCAGTTCTCCCGTGTTGCCCGAGTATGTAAACGTGACATGGGCGGCTCGCCTCGGGCCTTGGACCGCCACTGGACATCCTTCCTGAAGCTGCGGCTCAACTGCTCTGTCCCTGGGGACTCTACTTTCTATTTTGATGTTTTACAGGCCTTGACTGGGCCTGTGAACCTGCATGACCGCTCTGCTCTCTTTGGGGTCTTCACCACCCAGACCAATAG CATCCCTGGCTCTGCCGTCTGCGCCTTCTACCTGGATGAGATTGAGCGTGGATTTGAGGGCAAGTTCAAGGAGCAGAGGAGTCTGgatggggcctggactcctgtgTCTGAGGACAAGGTCCCCTCACCCAG ACCAGGATCCTGTGCAGGAATAGGGGGAGCTGCCTTGTTCTCCTCTTCTCGAGACCTCCCTGATGATGTCCTGACCTTCATCAAGGCTCACCCGCTGCTGGACCCCGCTGTACCGCCTGCCACCCATCAGCCTCTACTCACTCTCACTAGCAG GGCCTTACTGACCCAAGTAGCTGTGGATGGCACGGCTGGTCCCCACAGTAACATCACAGTCATGTTCCTTGGCTCCAACGATGGGACAGTGCTGAAGGTGCTGCCCCCAGGTGGGCGATCCGGGGGACCTGAGCCCATCCTCCTGGAAGAGATTGATGCCTACAGCCCTGCCCG GTGCAGTGGGAAGCGGGCAGCCCAAACAGCACGACGGATCATAGGGCTGGAGCTGGACACTGAGGGTCACAGGCTCTTTGTGGCTTTTTCTGGCTGTATTGTCTACCTCCCTCTCAGCCGGTGTGCCCGGCATGGGGCCTGTCAGAG GAGCTGCTTGGCTTCTCAGGACCCATACTGTGGATGGCATAGCTCCAGGGGCTGTGTGGATATCAGGGAACCTGGTGG GACTGATGTGGATCAGGCTGGGAACCAGGAATCCATGGAGCATGGTGACTGCCAAG ATGGAGCTACTGGGAGTCAGTCTGGCCCTGGGGATTCTGCTTATG GCGTGCGGCGGGACCTGcccccagcctcggcctcccgctCGGTCCCCATCCCACTCCTCCTGGCCAGTGTGGCCGCAGCTTTTGCCCTGGGCGCCTCAGTCTCTGGCCTCCTGGTCTCCTGTGCTTGTCGCCGCGCCCACCGACGTCGGGGCAAGGACATCGAGACTCCGGGGCTCCCGCGCCCTCTCTCCCTCCGCAGTTTGGCCCGGCTCCACGGTGGGGGCCCAGAGCCCCCGCCGCCGTCCAAGGACGGGGACGCGGTGCAGACGCCGCAGCTCTACACCACCTTCCTGCCGCCTCCGGAGGGCGTGCCCCCGCCGGAGCTGACCTGCCTGCCCACCCCCGAGTCCACGCCGGAGCTGCCGGTCAAGCACCTCCGCGCCGCCGGGGACCCCTGGGAGTGGAACCAGAACAGGAACAACGCCAAGGAGGGCCCGGGCCGCTCACGGGGTGGGCACGCGGCGGGCGGGCCTGCGCCCCGAGTGCTGGTGAGGCCGCCGCCGCCCGGCTGTCCCGGGCAGGCCGTGGAAGTCACCACCCTGGAGGAACTGCTGCGCTACCTGCACGGCCCGCAGCCGCCCAGAAAGGGGGCCGAGCCCCCCGCCCCTTTAACCTCGCGGGTGCTCCCGCCGGAGCCCGCCCCCGCCCTCTTGGGCTGTCCCAGCCCCAGGTCCCACGAGTGTGCCCCGCCGCTGAGGCTGGACGTGCCCCCCGAGGGCAGGTGCGCCTCTGCCCCCGCCCGGCCCGCGCTCTCCGCCCCCGCTCCCCGGCTGGGCGTCGGCGGAGGCCGTAGGTTACCTTTCTCCGGCCACCGGGCTCCCCCTGCCCTGCTCACTCGAGTCCCCTCGGGAGGTCCCTCCAGGTACTCAGGGGGTCCCGGGAGGCACCTCCTGTACCCGGGCCGGCCGGAGGGCTACCGGGGCCGCGCCCTGAAGAGGGTGGACGTCGAGAAGCCCCAGTTGTCCCCGAAGCCTGCCCTCGTCAGGCCCTCCTCCCGCCAGGCCGTCCCGAACGGCGGCCATTTCAACTTTTAA